Proteins found in one Pelobates fuscus isolate aPelFus1 chromosome 10, aPelFus1.pri, whole genome shotgun sequence genomic segment:
- the LOC134574799 gene encoding zinc finger MYM-type protein 1-like has product MSDRRKRLSGAGYRKNSKIRCEKQARELEQTGKIELFFSKPVASSNTEQGEEVVEDLTADICETDVVATCSFDTLLATSSSSIARETETSEAGPSSSVEFDDPVVQIGVSSDPAEWVLNDCTRDHVAKHGIIQNENLDFTQSRRLYADHSRLLTKHLFEKENFNGEKQKRSYLVYSKSKGVVFCAPCRLFGGKSQLAESGFNDWKNGTARLNEHERSAEHKSCVLSLKSRACTLGRIDESLTKQRSDEIQYWRNVLKRVVAAVKALGTRGLAFRGKDDRFGSTHNGNYMMMFEFLSEFDPFIAEHIARYGNAGKGVTSYLSFATCEQFIQLMADSVTKQMVKEAKAAKYYSISVDSTPDSSHTDKLAFILRYVKEDGLPVERFLRFIPNPGHKSEQLAEVVLTTLKSYDLDIANCRGQSYDNASNMSGHYRGLQARILEINPLAVYIPCSAHSLNLVGKYAAESCPEACSFFGLLQYLYIFFTASTHRWEILQEHLSSVPNTLAVKRLSDTRWSSREDACRSLNRNWTQVIEALTKIKENTSEAPGTCKEAEGLLNKIRRLETALMSGLWGTILDRFGAVSKKLQSIGIDVGIVGELYESLIQFVRETRDIFPTFEAAAIEKSVVKDYENKRKGAQARKGSATSSKTQAEEAQEHFRINTFYVICDNLVAELMRRKTAYDSFFGKLKFITDLSKTEPSAILQYANNLCSSYSKDLEQECFFDECLHFRSYLISSSAEDTSVLAMSRMIRERGLQSIYLNVDIALRMFLCTAATNCSAEHSFSTLKRVKNYLRSRTGEERLNSLAVLAIESELTKSLDYEELINSFATQRVRRKPL; this is encoded by the coding sequence ATGAGTGACAGGCGAAAAAGGCTAAGTGGAGCAGGTTACCGAAAAAATTCCAAAATTAGGTGTGAAAAACAAGCCAGGGAGCTTGAACAGACAGGAAAAATTGAACTATTTTTCTCAAAACCTGTGGCTTCTTCTAATACTGAGCAGGGTGAGGAGGTAGTTGAAGATTTAACTGCTGACATCTGTGAAACTGATGTAGTTGCTACATGCAGTTTTGATACTTTACTAGCTACCAGTAGTTCTAGTATTGCCAGAGAAACTGAGACTTCTGAAGCAGGTCCTTCGAGTTCAGTAGAATTTGATGATCCTGTTGTACAAATAGGAGTGAGCTCTGACcctgctgaatgggttttaaatgATTGCACCAGAGACCATGTGGCTAAACATGGAATAATTCAAAATGAGAATCTGGACTTTACACAGTCGAGAAGGCTTTATGCTGACCATTCTAGATTGCTAACCAAACACCTTTTTGAAAAAGAAAACTTTAATGGAGAGAAACAAAAAAGGAGCTATTTGGTTTACTCCAAAAGCAAAGGAGTAGTGTTTTGTGCTCCATGTCGTTTGTTTGGTGGCAAATCCCAGTTGGCAGAAAGTGGCTTCAATGACTGGAAAAATGGCACGGCTCGATTAAATGAGCACGAACGTTCAGCTGAACACAAATCCTGCGTGCTATCTTTAAAATCAAGAGCATGTACACTGGGGAGAATTGATGAAAGTCTTACCAAGCAGCGTTCTGATGAAATTCAATATTggagaaatgttttaaaaagagTTGTTGCTGCAGTTAAGGCACTTGGCACTCGAGGACTTGCTTTCAGAGGGAAAGATGACCGTTTTGGTTCCACACACAACGGAAACTACATGATGATGTTCGAATTTCTGTCAGAATTTGACCCATTTATAGCAGAACACATTGCCCGTTACGGCAATGCAGGAAAAGGAGTCACATCTTACCTCTCATTCGCTACCTGTGAGCAGTTTATTCAGCTTATGGCAGATTCTGTTACAAAGCAGATGGTTAAGGAGGCAAAGGCTGCTAAATATTACTCTATCAGTGTTGATTCAACACCTGATAGCTCCCACACGGATAAGCTGGCCTTCATCTTAAGGTATGTCAAGGAAGATGGCTTACCGGTTGAGCGTTTTCTACGTTTTATTCCAAATCCTGGTCATAAATCGGAACAACTGGCTGAAGTGGTCCTCACCACTCTGAAGTCATATGATCTTGATATTGCCAACTGTCGTGGTCAATCATATGACAACGCAAGCAATATGTCTGGCCATTATAGAGGATTGCAAGCCAGAATTCTGGAAATAAACCCACTTGCTGTGTATATTCCATGCTCTGCACATTCTTTAAATCTAGTAGGGAAGTATGCTGCTGAAAGTTGTCCTGAAGCCTGTTCATTCTTTGGTCTCCTACAatacctttacattttttttactgcttccactCACAGATGGGAGATTTTACAAGAACATCTATCATCTGTGCCAAACACTCTAGCGGTCAAGAGATTATCTGACACACGGTGGTCATCCAGGGAAGATGCCTGTAGAAGCTTGAATCGAAATTGGACTCAAGTAATCGAAGCCTTAACAAAAATTAAGGAAAATACCTCAGAGGCACCGGGAACATGCAAGGAAGCTGAAGGTCTTCTGAATAAAATACGACGTCTGGAGACTGCACTTATGAGTGGTTTGTGGGGTACTATCCTGGATAGATTTGGTGCAGTTAGCAAAAAACTCCAAAGTATTGGCATTGATGTTGGAATTGTAGGGGAGCTGTATGAGTCACTGATCCAGTTTGTTCGAGAAACCAGAGATATATTCCCAACTTTCGAAGCTGCTGCAATAGAAAAATCCGTTGTGAAGGATTATGAGAATAAGAGGAAAGGTGCACAAGCAAGGAAAGGTTCAGCAACTTCCAGCAAGACACAGGCAGAGGAAGCCCAAGAACATTTTCGCATTAACACCTTTTATGTTATTTGTGACAACTTGGTTGCTGAACTTATGAGAAGAAAAACAGCATATGACTCTTTCTTTGGAAAGTTAAAATTTATTACTGATTTATCAAAAACTGAGCCATCAGCAATATTACAGTATGCAAACAACCTTTGTTCTTCTTACAGCAAAGACTTGGAACAGGAGTGTTTTTTTGATGAGTGCCTCCACTTTCGTTCATACCTAATAAGTTCTTCTGCAGAAGATACCTCTGTTCTGGCGATGTCCCGAATGATAAGGGAGAGAGGATTGCAAAGCATTTATTTAAATGTGGACATAGCTCTCAGAATGTTTTTGTGTACTGCAGCAACTAACTGCTCAGCTGAGCATTCTTTCTCAACTTTAAAGCGAGTTAAGAACTACTTACGATCCAGAACGGGAGAGGAAAGATTGAACTCCCTGGCAGTGTTGGCAATAGAGTCTGAACTCACAAAATCTTTGGACTATGAAGAGCTCATCAACAGCTTTGCCACACAGAGAGTTCGGCGAAAGCCACTTTAG